Proteins encoded by one window of Enterobacter hormaechei subsp. xiangfangensis:
- a CDS encoding phage minor tail U family protein, whose product MKHTLIRQKIIDVLEEAIGNDVMFFDGRPAVIEEEDFPAVAVYLTDAEYTGEELDADMWAATLHIEVFLSSQVPDSELDEWMESHIYPALADVPGLDSLLTLMVPQGFDYQRDDAMGLWTSADMKYSITYEM is encoded by the coding sequence ATGAAACACACTCTCATTCGCCAGAAAATTATTGATGTGCTTGAAGAGGCCATCGGGAACGACGTCATGTTTTTTGACGGGCGCCCGGCTGTCATTGAGGAGGAGGATTTTCCTGCCGTAGCGGTCTATCTGACCGATGCGGAGTATACCGGCGAAGAACTTGATGCCGATATGTGGGCGGCAACGTTACATATCGAGGTCTTCCTGTCCTCGCAGGTACCAGATTCCGAACTGGATGAATGGATGGAAAGCCATATCTATCCGGCCCTCGCTGATGTTCCCGGCCTCGATTCACTGTTAACGCTCATGGTTCCACAAGGCTTCGATTACCAGCGCGATGATGCGATGGGGCTGTGGACTTCCGCCGATATGAAATATTCAATCACTTACGAAATGTGA
- a CDS encoding lysozyme, translating to MSNKSKLSAAVLALIASGASAPFIFDQFISEKEGNALAAVVDPGGVWSLCHGVTVIDGRRVVKGMTATEEQCRKVNAFERDKALAWVDRNIKVSLTEPQKVGIASFCPYNIGPGKCFPSTFYKRINAGDRIGACEAIRWWIKDGGRDCRLTKGQKNGCYGQVERRDQESALACWGLDQ from the coding sequence ATGTCCAATAAGTCTAAGCTCAGCGCGGCAGTGTTGGCCCTGATCGCTTCAGGTGCATCTGCGCCATTCATTTTCGACCAATTCATCAGCGAGAAAGAAGGCAATGCGCTGGCGGCCGTTGTTGATCCGGGTGGGGTCTGGTCTTTATGTCACGGCGTTACCGTTATCGATGGCAGGCGTGTTGTTAAAGGCATGACGGCCACTGAGGAACAATGCCGGAAGGTTAACGCTTTTGAACGCGATAAGGCATTAGCTTGGGTTGATCGCAATATCAAAGTGTCTCTGACAGAGCCACAGAAGGTGGGTATCGCATCCTTCTGCCCGTATAACATCGGCCCCGGTAAATGCTTCCCATCGACCTTCTATAAGCGCATCAACGCGGGTGACCGCATCGGTGCATGCGAGGCAATCCGCTGGTGGATTAAAGACGGTGGCCGTGATTGTCGTCTAACCAAAGGCCAGAAGAATGGCTGCTATGGTCAGGTTGAGCGACGGGACCAGGAAAGCGCGCTGGCGTGCTGGGGGTTAGACCAATGA
- a CDS encoding recombinase family protein, with protein sequence MQIGYVRVSTNDQNTDLQRQALERAGCEQIFEEKMSGTVANRPALKKLLRTLGEGDTLVVWKLDRLGRSMRNLVLLVDELRQRGIHFKSLTDSIDTSSPMGRFIFHIMSALAEMERELIGERTRAGLAAAREKGRIGGRRSKLTPEQWAQAGRLISNGVERKQVAIIYDVAVCTLYKKFPVSKLI encoded by the coding sequence ATGCAAATCGGCTATGTAAGGGTGTCAACAAATGACCAAAATACGGATCTCCAGCGACAAGCACTCGAACGCGCAGGATGTGAACAGATTTTCGAAGAAAAAATGAGCGGAACGGTAGCAAACCGACCAGCGCTCAAAAAGCTTCTGCGAACGCTGGGTGAGGGCGACACGCTGGTGGTATGGAAGCTGGATCGCCTCGGGCGAAGCATGCGAAATCTGGTGCTGCTGGTGGACGAGCTTCGACAGCGCGGTATTCACTTCAAGAGCCTTACGGACAGCATTGACACCTCAAGCCCGATGGGGCGTTTCATTTTTCACATCATGTCAGCACTGGCGGAAATGGAAAGAGAGCTGATTGGTGAACGCACCCGGGCTGGTCTGGCGGCTGCGAGGGAAAAAGGCCGGATCGGCGGCAGGCGCTCGAAGTTAACTCCTGAACAATGGGCGCAGGCCGGGAGGCTCATTTCAAATGGTGTTGAAAGGAAGCAGGTAGCAATAATTTATGACGTGGCAGTTTGCACGCTATATAAAAAATTTCCTGTATCTAAGCTGATTTAA
- a CDS encoding AAA family ATPase, protein MSKIKSLEIKGFKSIWDQKIEFGRLNVIIGTNGAGKSNLLEAIAMISASVEGGVDYERLSRRGSRLSSHEIFRSSFRNKDRRNTLTLEAELEDLSYRMSLNAINGFTYNAESLKSNLGVTLAGRSNNGSTIFGKRIEGDLKKTNSVLSIYRALLKNDSKISKQLTDLDSYAIYSPSTPILRGVATDNSNKSPLGLYGGRLADALSETFKYADETKQNEIFNFFELLDWFSTLGVTSQIDSSLVSEHVSLGRKVVKYKDMYMKSNFNDLYAYDVSEGALFILFVLILIAHKDSPNIFALDNVDSALNPGLVRKLMEKIAFFLSSEKHCQKQIFLTTHNPCTLDALDLFNDEHRLIVASRSSDGQSTFTRISPPKNMTREIWEEQYFGMKLSEIWLSGAFGGMPTEF, encoded by the coding sequence ATGTCAAAGATCAAATCCCTAGAGATCAAAGGTTTTAAATCAATTTGGGATCAAAAAATAGAATTTGGCAGATTAAACGTAATAATTGGAACTAACGGAGCGGGTAAAAGCAACCTTCTTGAAGCTATAGCCATGATTTCTGCATCGGTCGAAGGTGGCGTAGATTATGAGCGTCTGTCACGTAGAGGCTCTAGATTGTCCTCACATGAAATTTTCAGAAGTTCCTTTAGAAATAAGGATCGTAGAAATACTTTAACACTCGAAGCTGAGCTTGAAGATCTTTCGTATCGAATGAGCCTAAACGCAATCAATGGCTTTACTTACAATGCTGAGTCGCTAAAAAGCAATCTTGGCGTAACTCTTGCCGGACGCTCAAATAATGGAAGCACCATTTTCGGAAAAAGAATTGAAGGTGATTTAAAAAAAACAAATAGTGTTTTATCCATTTATCGCGCTCTATTGAAAAACGATAGCAAAATTTCTAAACAATTAACGGATTTGGATAGCTATGCTATTTACTCACCTTCAACGCCTATATTAAGAGGCGTTGCAACCGACAACAGCAACAAATCACCACTTGGCCTATATGGTGGAAGACTAGCCGATGCACTAAGCGAAACATTCAAATACGCTGACGAAACTAAGCAAAATGAAATTTTTAATTTCTTCGAACTCTTAGATTGGTTTTCGACTTTGGGCGTTACCAGTCAAATTGATAGTTCTTTAGTATCCGAACATGTCAGTTTAGGTAGAAAAGTCGTCAAATATAAAGATATGTATATGAAATCTAATTTCAATGATCTTTATGCATATGATGTTAGTGAAGGTGCTTTATTTATTTTATTTGTTTTGATTTTGATTGCTCACAAGGATTCTCCAAATATATTTGCGTTAGATAATGTTGATAGTGCATTGAATCCTGGCCTGGTACGCAAACTAATGGAAAAAATTGCATTTTTCTTAAGCAGCGAAAAACACTGCCAGAAGCAGATTTTTTTAACCACTCACAACCCTTGTACTCTCGATGCGCTTGATTTGTTTAACGACGAACACAGATTGATTGTGGCATCAAGATCATCTGACGGACAAAGCACTTTTACGCGAATTTCTCCGCCTAAAAACATGACCAGGGAAATTTGGGAAGAACAATATTTCGGCATGAAACTATCAGAAATCTGGCTATCGGGGGCGTTTGGCGGCATGCCAACGGAATTTTGA
- a CDS encoding helix-turn-helix domain-containing protein gives MLDNWLDLELKMNFEERLQRAIDEAGISQSELGRRIGVNSQTVSHWCNSGIFPRKEKLVLLPEALGKPLYWFFMTDEEEQHVASLTQSKTVLTPHQSALLEVFDQLPEAEQDRFISLAKTRLEELDAFMAEFLRKRKIDPQP, from the coding sequence ATGCTGGACAACTGGTTAGATTTGGAACTGAAAATGAACTTTGAAGAACGTTTGCAAAGAGCTATTGATGAGGCAGGCATTTCTCAATCTGAACTGGGGCGCCGGATAGGCGTCAACTCGCAAACCGTTAGCCATTGGTGTAACTCAGGGATTTTCCCGCGCAAGGAGAAACTGGTTCTCTTGCCTGAAGCCCTTGGAAAGCCTCTTTATTGGTTTTTCATGACTGATGAAGAAGAGCAGCACGTTGCTTCTCTAACGCAGAGTAAAACAGTTTTAACCCCCCACCAATCAGCACTATTAGAAGTTTTTGATCAACTTCCGGAAGCCGAGCAGGATAGATTCATTTCCTTAGCCAAAACCCGGCTTGAAGAGCTCGATGCGTTTATGGCGGAATTTTTACGTAAAAGAAAAATAGATCCTCAGCCATAA
- a CDS encoding DUF1376 domain-containing protein: MAALPYMQLYIADYLADTMHLSTEEHGAYLLLMFNYWQTGRPIPKNRLSKIARLSNDRWDAVEPSLKEFFNDTGTEWVQERIERDLEAVKNSISQKSAAGKASAQARKAKKGANTQQNSNERSTGVNAPFEQSSNGNSTNKDTDTDTDLKEKQERELSAQESFLPPIGKFPITDDWMPSDDFVGQAAQWGINLGDRPGYTPVELQQFRDYWKCEGKVKHHLQWEQTFASSLKTSRAKTLTSGASSRRQAGFGISQPDTEIPPGFRG; encoded by the coding sequence ATGGCAGCTCTGCCTTACATGCAACTTTACATTGCTGATTACCTGGCGGACACCATGCATCTGTCTACAGAAGAGCATGGCGCATACCTGCTGCTGATGTTCAATTATTGGCAAACAGGTCGCCCGATCCCCAAAAACCGCCTCTCGAAAATAGCACGGCTAAGCAACGACCGTTGGGATGCCGTTGAGCCATCGTTGAAAGAATTTTTTAACGACACTGGCACCGAATGGGTGCAGGAGAGAATTGAGCGGGATCTGGAGGCTGTGAAAAATTCAATCAGTCAAAAGTCGGCCGCAGGTAAAGCGTCCGCCCAGGCCAGAAAGGCCAAAAAAGGAGCAAACACCCAACAAAACAGTAACGAGCGTTCAACGGGTGTTAATGCTCCGTTTGAACAGAGCAGCAACGGCAACTCAACTAATAAAGATACAGATACAGATACAGATCTAAAAGAGAAACAAGAGAGAGAGTTAAGCGCGCAAGAATCATTTTTGCCACCAATCGGCAAATTCCCGATTACCGATGACTGGATGCCGAGTGATGACTTTGTCGGGCAAGCCGCACAGTGGGGAATTAATCTCGGTGACCGCCCTGGTTATACCCCAGTGGAACTTCAGCAGTTCCGCGATTACTGGAAGTGCGAAGGGAAGGTAAAACACCACCTGCAGTGGGAACAGACTTTCGCCTCGAGCCTGAAAACATCCCGAGCCAAAACCTTAACCTCTGGGGCATCTTCTCGCCGTCAGGCAGGCTTTGGCATCTCACAACCAGACACTGAGATCCCACCGGGATTCAGGGGGTAA
- a CDS encoding transcriptional regulator has product MNHNIQKKIISLCGSQSELARRLGKNSQTVSVWFRTQVASTEVLNACRALDWEVTPHELRPDLYPNATDGLPQKEA; this is encoded by the coding sequence ATGAACCATAACATTCAAAAGAAGATTATTTCTCTGTGTGGCAGCCAATCAGAGCTGGCTCGCCGCTTAGGTAAAAACTCGCAGACTGTATCTGTCTGGTTTCGTACTCAGGTAGCTAGCACAGAGGTTTTAAACGCATGCAGAGCTTTGGATTGGGAAGTCACCCCGCATGAATTACGTCCAGACCTCTATCCCAACGCAACAGATGGTTTACCTCAGAAGGAGGCTTAA
- a CDS encoding toxin YdaT family protein, translated as MQSATYQHHNQRLAGPLKTQNQFMAHRRDSFKHRSIQVAVREWESTLPGQAQEKIAQLVAEQWAKEGGRGIAVNKQNLFRYLKNEGGSEKYTAYVMQLSGAILAAMPIEIARKHGLSNARTEAELVANAIKECSEAHQAKLLGVPLQKLEKEIREAAIALFNMLPADAAGPLLASISAVAPQFF; from the coding sequence ATGCAGTCAGCTACATATCAACATCATAACCAACGCTTGGCCGGACCGCTGAAAACTCAAAATCAATTTATGGCGCATCGGCGAGACAGCTTTAAGCACCGTTCAATACAGGTTGCAGTTCGAGAGTGGGAATCAACTTTGCCCGGTCAGGCGCAGGAAAAAATCGCTCAGCTGGTGGCTGAGCAGTGGGCGAAGGAAGGGGGCCGCGGCATCGCGGTCAATAAGCAGAATTTATTCCGCTATCTGAAAAATGAAGGAGGGTCGGAGAAATATACTGCTTACGTTATGCAGCTGTCGGGCGCAATCCTCGCAGCTATGCCTATTGAGATAGCCAGAAAGCATGGACTCAGTAACGCCAGAACGGAAGCTGAGCTGGTGGCGAATGCAATCAAAGAATGCAGTGAGGCGCATCAAGCTAAGTTGCTGGGCGTCCCCCTTCAAAAGCTTGAAAAAGAAATTCGTGAAGCGGCAATCGCTTTGTTCAACATGTTACCTGCTGACGCGGCGGGACCACTACTGGCGAGCATCAGCGCCGTAGCGCCGCAATTTTTTTAA
- a CDS encoding DUF1482 family protein, translating to MSSLFALIVTVCALTGECSDIMLGVYQTESGCDAAAKEQHIKGECYPYKPAGDQQPAFKF from the coding sequence ATGAGCTCGTTATTTGCTCTGATCGTTACCGTCTGTGCCCTCACCGGGGAATGCTCAGACATCATGCTCGGTGTATACCAAACCGAATCTGGCTGTGATGCAGCTGCCAAAGAGCAGCACATTAAAGGAGAGTGTTACCCATATAAACCGGCTGGAGACCAACAGCCTGCTTTCAAATTTTAA
- a CDS encoding class II holin family protein yields the protein MDKITTGISYGASGGSAIYWFRTLLDGYSPEQWAAIGVIGSLLFGLLTFLTNLYFQIKADRRRAARGE from the coding sequence ATGGACAAAATAACGACAGGTATTTCCTACGGTGCGTCAGGAGGGAGTGCCATTTACTGGTTTAGAACACTTCTTGACGGTTACTCCCCAGAACAGTGGGCGGCTATAGGTGTGATCGGTAGTTTACTGTTCGGCTTGCTCACCTTTCTTACTAACCTCTACTTCCAAATCAAAGCGGACCGTCGACGAGCTGCGCGAGGTGAATAA
- a CDS encoding antiterminator Q family protein, with product MSDMYELMDRWGAWAAAENSGVDWPPVAAGFKGLISYDYKSRLKCTDVEGIVIDGCVAQLKKIQLEAYEIIIAHFVFGISLRRIAKNKKCSDGTIRKKLHFALGFLTGCYTP from the coding sequence ATGAGCGATATGTATGAATTAATGGACCGATGGGGAGCATGGGCAGCCGCTGAGAATAGTGGCGTGGATTGGCCTCCGGTAGCAGCAGGTTTCAAAGGTCTTATTTCATATGATTATAAATCACGGTTGAAGTGTACTGATGTAGAAGGGATTGTAATTGATGGCTGCGTGGCCCAACTTAAAAAAATTCAATTGGAAGCATATGAAATAATTATTGCGCATTTTGTTTTTGGGATATCGCTTAGGCGTATCGCTAAAAATAAAAAGTGTTCAGATGGAACGATCAGGAAAAAACTACACTTCGCTCTAGGTTTTCTTACAGGATGTTACACTCCTTAA
- a CDS encoding DUF968 domain-containing protein, producing MRALLQPVIARELGVVLLKPGSELMSLFGGGRVLIERQPDSMAHLETGRVPDARQPLGDDKSLRTFFLNDKVIHAGGGISGLDYWLLRYAGGRCQYEHSDYHYHELTIMHHEPGSILLCGYCDNHLREQRTEALAELARRNVIAFVLDSVRIHLCLDKSREISLAELCWWAVRKEVTDALPESCVREALRLREESPIGRESDIIPEVPATSILEKLVSAVDLPEALTEPLVGVMVDPVPPQSFMRRPKRLRWESRDYLNWVKTQPCECCQQQSDDPHHLIGWGQGGMATKAHDIFSIPLCRKHHTELHNDRLAFERKYGSQLEMIIRVLDRAYALGILA from the coding sequence ATGCGCGCGCTCCTTCAACCTGTAATCGCCAGAGAGCTTGGTGTCGTGCTGTTAAAGCCCGGCAGCGAACTTATGAGCTTATTCGGTGGTGGTAGAGTGCTGATTGAGCGACAGCCAGATAGCATGGCTCATCTGGAAACGGGTCGCGTTCCTGATGCCCGCCAGCCTCTCGGTGATGATAAATCGCTACGCACTTTCTTTCTGAATGACAAAGTGATTCATGCCGGTGGCGGGATTAGTGGCCTGGATTACTGGTTGCTGCGATACGCTGGTGGACGGTGCCAGTACGAGCATAGTGATTACCACTATCACGAACTAACTATTATGCACCATGAGCCTGGCTCCATCCTGCTTTGTGGCTATTGCGATAACCACTTGCGAGAGCAGCGTACCGAAGCACTGGCAGAGTTGGCACGCAGAAATGTAATTGCCTTTGTTTTGGATTCTGTCCGCATTCATCTTTGCTTGGACAAAAGCCGGGAGATCTCACTTGCAGAGCTCTGCTGGTGGGCTGTTCGTAAAGAAGTTACGGATGCACTTCCAGAATCATGCGTTCGTGAAGCTCTTCGTCTTCGTGAAGAAAGTCCAATTGGACGAGAAAGTGACATAATTCCCGAAGTACCGGCCACCAGCATCCTTGAGAAATTAGTGTCAGCCGTTGACCTGCCTGAAGCGCTGACAGAACCGCTGGTGGGCGTGATGGTGGATCCAGTTCCTCCTCAGTCTTTCATGCGTCGACCAAAGCGTCTGCGCTGGGAAAGTCGCGATTATCTGAATTGGGTGAAAACACAGCCCTGCGAATGCTGCCAGCAGCAATCAGACGACCCGCATCACTTAATCGGATGGGGGCAGGGTGGCATGGCAACAAAAGCGCACGACATCTTCTCCATTCCACTTTGCCGAAAACATCATACCGAACTGCATAACGACCGCCTGGCATTCGAGCGCAAATATGGCTCGCAGTTGGAAATGATCATTAGAGTACTGGACCGGGCCTACGCGCTCGGCATTCTGGCGTAA
- a CDS encoding site-specific integrase: protein MAARPRKNNVKIPNLYPLYSRKVNKIYWRYKHPVTGKFHSLGTNEAEATAIAIEANERLAEQRTRQVLAISDKIASSKGKAITTNTWLDRYWKIQDERLENGDIKPNTHKQKAKPVALLRESVGMKLISSVDVRDVAQILESYVAEGQPRMAQVIRSVLIDVFKEAQHYGEVPPGYNPALATKQPRRRISRQRLNLEEWQKIFAIADAHHQYMGNAMLLALVTGQRLGDISNMKFSDIWDDHLHIVQEKTGSKIAIPLSLKLNAIDWSLRDVVARCRDYAVSPYLIHFFRATSMAERGAQVRSNTITMNFSKARDKAEINWEVGTPATFHEQRSLSERLYKEQGIDTRILLGHKTQNQTDRYHDDRGKNWTTVRISQQ, encoded by the coding sequence ATGGCTGCCCGACCACGTAAAAACAACGTCAAGATACCTAATCTTTATCCGCTCTACAGTCGTAAGGTAAATAAAATCTACTGGCGGTATAAGCATCCCGTTACAGGTAAGTTTCATAGCCTTGGAACTAACGAGGCCGAAGCAACAGCGATAGCAATTGAAGCCAATGAGCGACTAGCTGAACAGCGCACCAGGCAGGTTTTGGCTATCAGTGACAAGATCGCCTCCAGCAAAGGAAAGGCGATAACAACAAATACGTGGTTAGATCGTTATTGGAAAATTCAGGATGAAAGACTGGAGAATGGTGATATCAAGCCGAACACTCATAAGCAAAAGGCTAAACCAGTAGCCCTACTTCGTGAGAGCGTGGGAATGAAATTGATTTCATCCGTCGATGTTCGGGATGTTGCACAGATACTGGAGTCCTATGTTGCAGAAGGTCAACCGAGGATGGCCCAGGTGATCCGCTCTGTTTTAATCGATGTTTTCAAGGAAGCCCAACATTATGGCGAGGTACCGCCGGGTTATAACCCGGCTCTTGCGACAAAACAACCGCGTCGGCGAATTAGCCGACAACGTTTAAACCTCGAAGAATGGCAAAAGATTTTCGCGATTGCTGATGCCCACCATCAATATATGGGCAATGCAATGCTATTGGCGCTCGTTACGGGTCAGCGCCTCGGGGATATTTCCAACATGAAGTTTAGTGATATTTGGGATGATCATCTTCATATCGTTCAGGAGAAGACGGGGAGCAAGATAGCGATCCCGCTTTCCCTTAAGCTTAACGCGATTGACTGGAGTTTGAGAGATGTAGTTGCGCGTTGCCGCGACTATGCAGTGAGTCCATATCTAATCCACTTCTTCCGGGCAACCTCAATGGCAGAACGAGGTGCACAGGTTAGGTCGAACACAATAACAATGAATTTTAGTAAGGCCCGTGATAAAGCAGAAATAAATTGGGAAGTAGGTACGCCGGCTACGTTTCATGAACAAAGGTCTTTATCTGAAAGACTCTATAAGGAACAAGGTATCGATACAAGAATACTTTTAGGTCATAAAACTCAGAACCAAACCGATCGATACCATGATGATAGAGGAAAAAATTGGACCACAGTACGAATTAGTCAACAATGA
- a CDS encoding excisionase — protein sequence MLQMLTLEEWAAEKYRSNPPSLNTLRRYAKESMFTPPATKEGRYWRVREDAEITGNLTQPVIKKSDSPMLQRILSDGCPTT from the coding sequence ATGCTTCAAATGCTGACTTTAGAAGAATGGGCTGCGGAAAAATACCGAAGTAATCCCCCAAGTCTGAATACCTTACGCCGATACGCAAAAGAGAGCATGTTCACTCCCCCGGCCACCAAAGAAGGGAGATATTGGCGGGTAAGAGAAGATGCCGAGATCACAGGTAATTTAACCCAGCCCGTAATTAAAAAATCTGATTCGCCTATGCTTCAAAGGATACTGTCTGATGGCTGCCCGACCACGTAA
- a CDS encoding exonuclease: MEFFHLIKATQKSGKEDAVIWFTAKSEARANLQLDVELEDAGIETGRGKDYSKPVRTDFPVYNDLPEESTVDYTWCKRYVLQDDGRTWLPKAGAESTGAVDNNTAAPEATTTVEKSVPLENRTPAVRFAVHLTSDKYQSHITKEQQLAASEMSLDEGNTYLQNLLLAKSDIPEVAELSLNAEWKLVQAIKQVFAPDETHETEDIAAFMADWAKADASARNQLVEDWRSGKFPLLKSESTSDTGVIAGQGFEPVNAIQIDENDDETTRYPVVRMPFRKQLLAQFTADELRHHLTREEYEGISALEMDTDNSYVQNLLLAAENCEQVKGYNTKDLWRYTEAIRKVFGQEKRHELALVLRFTRIWAATDYIDRGLLVKEWAKGSRVAEIQRTESGTNAGGGNKTDRNPDLKHDLDTLDLEIALATLPMDFNIYDIPGGVFRRAKEIVSKKESPFKEWSKALRATPGVLDYSRAAIFALIRSAHPEHYLYPARLSGFINANLTESDHSAPSDETLAAARHNPEVSWTNEVTNDSAVETGDQNEGTQVDGDTQPVLEKVGNGLFSIEGLATSNAVIDQQNTAAEYVDNVQMEETDNDETPDGAALSEGTEETISSASTTETYSSTTAINNDSGHHNHTEPEMLYTHLMIDIEAFGKKADSPVVSIGAVFFDPSTGDTGSEFYKVISLESSMASGGVPDASTIIFWLKASPEARSELVMDDAIPLDDALLQLNDFISENAANGPDSVQVWGNGATYDNVLLEASYDRAGIPCPWKFWNNRDVRTIVELGKTVGCKPRYEIPFEGEPHKAISDALHQVKYVSAIWQRLTEH; encoded by the coding sequence ATGGAATTCTTTCATTTAATCAAGGCAACGCAGAAATCCGGCAAAGAAGATGCCGTTATCTGGTTCACGGCTAAATCAGAAGCACGAGCCAATTTGCAGTTGGATGTAGAGCTGGAAGATGCTGGCATTGAAACCGGCCGGGGCAAGGATTATAGCAAGCCTGTCCGTACCGATTTCCCTGTTTACAACGACCTGCCGGAAGAAAGCACAGTGGATTACACCTGGTGCAAACGCTACGTACTCCAGGACGATGGACGCACCTGGCTGCCAAAGGCTGGTGCTGAGTCTACTGGTGCCGTGGACAACAACACTGCTGCTCCGGAAGCGACCACTACAGTTGAAAAGAGTGTCCCGCTTGAAAACCGCACTCCAGCAGTACGTTTTGCCGTTCACCTGACCAGCGACAAGTATCAATCACACATCACAAAAGAGCAGCAGCTGGCTGCCAGCGAAATGTCACTGGATGAAGGTAACACCTATCTTCAGAACCTGCTGCTGGCGAAGAGCGACATCCCTGAAGTTGCCGAACTCAGCCTGAACGCTGAGTGGAAACTCGTTCAGGCGATTAAGCAGGTATTCGCGCCAGATGAAACGCACGAAACTGAAGATATCGCTGCATTCATGGCTGACTGGGCTAAAGCAGATGCCAGCGCTCGCAACCAATTAGTGGAAGACTGGCGCAGCGGCAAATTTCCCCTTCTGAAATCTGAAAGCACCAGCGACACTGGCGTTATAGCAGGTCAGGGTTTTGAACCTGTTAACGCTATCCAGATTGACGAGAATGATGACGAAACCACACGTTATCCTGTCGTTCGTATGCCCTTCCGCAAGCAGCTACTCGCCCAGTTCACCGCCGACGAACTGCGCCACCACTTAACCCGCGAAGAATACGAAGGTATCAGCGCGCTTGAGATGGACACAGACAATAGCTATGTCCAGAACCTGTTGCTGGCGGCAGAAAACTGCGAACAGGTTAAGGGTTACAACACCAAAGACCTGTGGCGCTATACCGAGGCCATTCGCAAGGTGTTCGGGCAGGAAAAGCGTCACGAACTCGCTTTGGTTCTCCGATTCACCAGAATCTGGGCGGCGACTGATTACATTGACCGCGGCCTGCTGGTAAAAGAATGGGCCAAAGGCAGTCGCGTTGCAGAAATACAGCGTACTGAAAGCGGTACGAATGCTGGCGGAGGCAACAAGACCGACAGAAACCCTGACCTTAAACATGATCTAGACACTCTCGATTTAGAGATTGCGCTGGCCACGTTACCAATGGATTTCAACATTTATGATATCCCTGGTGGTGTTTTCCGTCGGGCAAAAGAGATCGTGAGTAAAAAAGAAAGTCCATTCAAAGAATGGTCTAAAGCTCTTCGTGCAACTCCGGGAGTTTTGGATTACTCGCGTGCAGCTATCTTTGCACTTATCCGCAGCGCTCACCCAGAGCATTACCTGTATCCAGCACGTCTCAGCGGATTCATTAACGCGAACCTGACTGAAAGCGATCATTCTGCTCCATCAGACGAAACTCTTGCGGCTGCGCGCCATAACCCTGAGGTGAGCTGGACAAACGAGGTAACTAATGACTCTGCTGTTGAAACTGGCGACCAGAATGAGGGGACTCAGGTCGACGGCGACACGCAGCCGGTTCTCGAAAAAGTTGGTAATGGTCTTTTTTCTATTGAAGGGCTGGCCACCAGCAACGCTGTAATCGACCAACAAAATACCGCGGCGGAGTACGTTGATAATGTGCAGATGGAAGAAACTGACAATGATGAAACCCCGGACGGTGCTGCGTTATCAGAAGGCACGGAAGAAACTATCTCAAGCGCAAGCACTACTGAAACTTATAGCAGCACAACTGCCATAAATAATGATTCCGGTCATCATAATCATACCGAGCCTGAAATGCTCTATACACACCTTATGATCGACATTGAAGCTTTTGGTAAAAAAGCTGATTCACCAGTCGTATCTATCGGGGCCGTGTTCTTTGATCCATCTACAGGTGATACCGGTTCGGAATTTTACAAAGTGATTAGCCTAGAATCTTCCATGGCCAGCGGCGGGGTTCCGGATGCATCTACCATAATATTCTGGCTTAAAGCTTCGCCTGAGGCTCGTTCTGAGTTAGTGATGGATGATGCTATTCCGCTAGATGATGCCTTATTGCAGCTAAATGATTTTATATCCGAGAATGCGGCAAACGGCCCTGATTCTGTACAGGTATGGGGGAATGGTGCCACTTATGACAATGTCCTGCTTGAAGCATCTTATGACCGGGCGGGGATCCCCTGCCCATGGAAGTTCTGGAATAACCGGGATGTAAGAACCATTGTTGAGTTGGGTAAAACCGTTGGGTGCAAGCCTCGCTATGAGATCCCATTTGAGGGAGAACCACACAAGGCTATTTCGGATGCGCTTCATCAGGTCAAATACGTGTCAGCAATCTGGCAGCGTCTGACTGAACACTGA